In Luteolibacter arcticus, a genomic segment contains:
- a CDS encoding DUF3570 domain-containing protein, with product MRARPPLLLATLLSPTLRAEGEIEIPAQEYDYGYQLYQEDDNRIRVEAEYLRGRIELNDETAIRFQYIHDAISGASPTGVLPGSVQPFYAQLEDVREGILGAVSRQFGDHRAEIEFSYSSEDDYISRGVALTDTWELNQKNTTLRFGFNYLDDDVAVAGLGDQDKNSYDLFTGVSQILGKDTMVSANLTLGYAEGYLNDPYKLVQRTTVIIIPGPGGPIEIPVVNVFRENRPDSRFRQVLRLGARHYFEPLDAALDGVVRFSHDDFGILSQTVQIEWRQEIGDHFQAVPFIRYYHQDAADFFTNSLDGFSGKPPTFPDGSGPNYSADYRLSSFDSISGGLRLNYQFNDHFGLSAAYERYVMGGTGGPSERSPDQAYADADIWTFGIHAAF from the coding sequence ATGCGCGCCCGACCACCGCTACTCCTCGCTACCCTGCTGTCCCCCACCCTGAGGGCGGAGGGGGAAATCGAAATCCCGGCCCAGGAGTACGACTACGGCTACCAACTCTACCAGGAGGACGACAACCGCATCCGCGTGGAGGCCGAGTATCTGCGAGGGCGCATTGAGCTGAACGACGAGACCGCGATTCGCTTCCAATACATCCACGACGCAATCAGCGGCGCCTCCCCGACCGGAGTTCTCCCGGGCAGCGTGCAGCCGTTTTACGCGCAGCTCGAGGACGTGCGCGAAGGCATTCTCGGCGCGGTTTCGCGGCAATTCGGCGATCACCGGGCCGAGATCGAGTTCTCCTACAGCAGCGAGGACGACTACATTTCCCGCGGGGTGGCACTGACCGACACCTGGGAGCTGAACCAGAAAAACACGACGCTCCGCTTCGGCTTCAATTACCTCGATGACGACGTGGCGGTCGCGGGCCTCGGCGATCAGGACAAGAACAGCTACGACCTCTTCACCGGCGTCAGCCAGATCCTCGGCAAGGACACCATGGTCTCCGCAAACCTCACGCTCGGCTATGCAGAGGGTTACCTGAACGACCCCTACAAGCTCGTGCAGCGAACCACGGTCATCATCATCCCCGGCCCCGGCGGCCCGATCGAGATCCCTGTCGTCAATGTCTTCCGCGAGAACCGGCCCGACTCACGATTCCGCCAGGTGCTGCGACTGGGTGCGAGGCACTACTTCGAGCCGCTGGACGCCGCGCTGGATGGCGTGGTGCGATTCTCCCACGATGACTTCGGCATCCTTTCCCAGACGGTGCAGATCGAATGGCGGCAGGAAATCGGCGATCACTTCCAAGCGGTGCCCTTCATCCGCTACTACCATCAGGACGCCGCCGACTTCTTCACGAACTCACTGGATGGATTTTCCGGCAAGCCGCCGACCTTTCCCGATGGAAGCGGCCCGAACTACTCTGCCGACTATCGCCTTTCGTCCTTTGACTCCATCAGCGGTGGCCTGAGGTTGAACTACCAGTTCAACGACCATTTCGGGCTCTCCGCCGCCTACGAGCGCTACGTCATGGGCGGCACCGGGGGACCCTCGGAACGGTCCCCGGACCAAGCCTACGCAGATGCCGACATCTGGACTTTCGGGATTCACGCAGCATTTTAG
- a CDS encoding ThuA domain-containing protein, translating to MKILLTAVVSLSAVLAAAAAEPKRILFLAGDNSHAWGQHKHLAGSTLLGDSLEETPGIAAKVVTAWPDAATLAKADALVIYADGWHAHPANDKLAELEAFMNAGKGLVALHWATGIQAADPEAKEQGGDPRRKQWRELMGADFEAYHAISNFWKTDFAGALGHPVSRGVKPFLLYDECYFHLRESDSAKVERIWKVQPPAETIEPGLSPYRGNDHARASLHERKEEQYVAWTFPRPKGGRAFGFTGGHFHWSWAKDDARKLVVNGILWSAGGEIPARGLESKTPDAKRMMAGLPDKNPDWTEAALQKALDRAAKGETVPWLDFANKPLPE from the coding sequence ATGAAGATCCTGCTGACTGCCGTTGTTTCCCTTTCTGCCGTGCTGGCTGCAGCCGCGGCGGAGCCCAAGCGCATCCTCTTCCTTGCCGGGGATAACAGCCACGCGTGGGGCCAGCACAAGCACCTCGCGGGCAGCACCTTGCTGGGTGATTCGCTGGAGGAAACGCCGGGCATCGCGGCAAAGGTCGTCACCGCCTGGCCGGACGCCGCGACCCTGGCAAAGGCGGATGCGCTGGTGATCTATGCCGATGGCTGGCACGCCCACCCGGCGAATGACAAGCTGGCCGAGCTCGAGGCCTTCATGAATGCGGGGAAGGGGCTGGTCGCCCTGCACTGGGCCACCGGCATCCAAGCGGCCGATCCGGAAGCGAAGGAGCAGGGCGGAGACCCCCGTCGCAAGCAATGGCGGGAGCTGATGGGCGCAGACTTCGAGGCCTACCATGCAATCAGTAATTTCTGGAAGACCGACTTCGCCGGGGCGCTGGGCCACCCGGTCTCGCGGGGCGTGAAGCCGTTTTTACTCTACGACGAGTGCTACTTCCACCTGCGGGAGAGCGACTCCGCAAAGGTCGAGCGCATTTGGAAAGTCCAGCCGCCGGCGGAAACCATCGAGCCCGGCCTTTCACCGTATCGGGGCAACGACCACGCCCGTGCCTCGCTCCATGAGCGGAAGGAAGAGCAGTATGTCGCCTGGACCTTCCCGCGGCCGAAGGGCGGTCGCGCCTTCGGCTTCACCGGCGGGCACTTCCATTGGAGCTGGGCGAAGGACGACGCCCGCAAGCTGGTCGTCAATGGCATCCTCTGGAGCGCCGGTGGCGAGATCCCCGCCCGAGGCCTCGAGTCCAAGACGCCGGACGCCAAGCGGATGATGGCCGGCCTGCCGGACAAGAACCCCGACTGGACCGAGGCCGCGCTCCAAAAGGCGCTCGACCGCGCGGCGAAGGGCGAGACCGTGCCGTGGCTCGATTTCGCCAACAAGCCGCTGCCGGAGTGA
- a CDS encoding elongation factor P has protein sequence MASTPAINLRKGHAVRHNNDVCVVISHELKTPPRMASYVVMSIRSVSNKKVSNLRLTSNDSMDSVLLERIPHEYSYKDSGGYHFLHNETYDDVAIHDDIIDAVRNYLIEGNTYTLLFADGLVADIELPPSMEMIVTESPEGVKGDSANNAYKSATMETGLVVQVPLFINPGEKLIIKTEDGSYISRA, from the coding sequence ATGGCCAGCACGCCCGCAATCAACCTCCGCAAGGGACACGCCGTCCGTCACAACAACGACGTCTGCGTCGTGATTTCCCACGAACTCAAGACGCCGCCGCGGATGGCCTCCTACGTGGTCATGTCGATCCGCAGCGTCAGCAACAAGAAGGTCTCCAACCTCCGCCTGACCTCGAACGACTCGATGGACTCGGTGCTGCTCGAGCGGATCCCTCACGAGTACTCCTACAAGGATTCCGGTGGTTACCACTTCCTCCACAACGAGACCTACGATGACGTCGCGATCCATGACGACATCATCGACGCCGTGCGCAATTATCTCATCGAGGGCAACACCTACACCCTCCTCTTCGCCGACGGCCTCGTCGCCGATATCGAGCTGCCTCCTTCGATGGAAATGATCGTCACCGAATCGCCGGAAGGCGTGAAGGGCGACTCCGCCAACAACGCCTACAAGTCGGCCACCATGGAAACCGGCCTCGTCGTTCAGGTCCCGCTCTTCATCAATCCAGGCGAGAAGCTCATCATCAAGACCGAAGACGGCAGCTACATCAGCCGCGCCTGA